One Rhodospirillaceae bacterium genomic window carries:
- a CDS encoding tyrosine-type recombinase/integrase: LPPPAVRLLEDLPRRAGSLFVFPGRDRDGRYSAGGLDHAWRAVREAAKLEDVRIHDLRHSFASRALALGETLPVIGKLLGHNDIETTARYAHLAQDSIHEAAERIAASIAADILR; this comes from the coding sequence CTGCCGCCGCCGGCGGTGCGGCTGCTGGAGGACCTGCCGCGCCGGGCGGGCAGCCTGTTTGTGTTTCCGGGCAGGGACCGGGACGGGCGCTACAGCGCGGGCGGGCTCGACCATGCCTGGCGGGCCGTGCGGGAGGCCGCGAAGCTGGAGGACGTGCGGATCCATGACCTTCGACATTCCTTCGCTTCGCGCGCGCTGGCGCTCGGCGAGACGCTGCCGGTGATCGGCAAGCTGCTGGGGCACAACGACATCGAGACCACCGCGAGATACGCGCATCTGGCGCAGGATTCTATCCACGAGGCGGCGGAGAGAATCGCTGCCAGCATTGCGGCGGACATTTTACGTTGA